Proteins encoded by one window of Vitis vinifera cultivar Pinot Noir 40024 chromosome 10, ASM3070453v1:
- the LOC100240862 gene encoding stilbene synthase 2 yields MASVEDIRNAQRAKGPATILAIGTATPDNCVYQSDYADYYFRVTKSEHMTDLKKKFNRICEKSMIKKRYIHLTEEMLEEHPNMGAYMAPSLNIRQEIITAEVPKLGKEAALKALKEWGQPKSKITHLVFCTTSGVEMPGVDYKLANLLGLETSVRRVMLYHQGCYAGGTVLRTAKDLAENNAGARVLVVCSEITVVTFRGPSETHLDSLVGQALFGDGSAAVIVGSDPDTSIERPLFQLVSAAQTFIPNTQGAIAGNLREVGLTFHLWPNVPTLISENIEKCLTQAFDPLGISDWNSLFWIAHPGGPAILDAIEAKLNLEKKKLEATRHILSEYGNMSSACVLFILDEMRKKSLKEERTTTGEGLDWGVLFGFGPGLTIETVVLHSVVGATN; encoded by the exons ATGGCATCTGTGGAGGACATTAGAAACGCTCAACGTGCCAAGGGGCCGGCCACCATTCTAGCCATTGGCACTGCTACTCCAGACAACTGTGTCTACCAGTCCGATTACGCTGATTACTATTTCCGGGTCACTAAAAGCGAGCACATGACCGACTTGAAGAAGAAGTTCAACCGCATAT gtgagaaatCAATGATCAAAAAGCGATACATTCATTTGACTGAAGAAATGCTTGAAGAGCACCCAAACATGGGTGCTTACATGGCTCCATCGCTCAACATACGCCAAGAAATTATCACTGCTGAGGTACCTAAGCTTGGTAAGGAGGCCGCATTGAAGGCTCTTAAAGAGTGGGGCCAGCCTAAGTCCAAGATCACTCACCTTGTATTTTGTACAACTTCGGGAGTAGAAATGCCCGGTGTAGACTATAaactagccaatcttctaggcCTCGAAACATCAGTTAGAAGAGTGATGTTGTATCATCAAGGCTGCTATGCAGGTGGGACTGTTCTCCGAACTGCTAAGGATCTCGCAGAGAATAATGCAGGAGCACGAGTTCTTGTGGTATGCTCTGAAATCACGGTTGTTACTTTTCGTGGGCCTTCTGAAACCCATTTAGACTCTTTAGTGGGTCAAGCCCTTTTTGGTGATGGGTCAGCAGCTGTAATTGTTGGATCAGATCCAGATACCTCCATTGAACGACCACTCTTCCAACTTGTTTCAGCGGCCCAAACATTCATTCCTAATACACAAGGTGCTATTGCTGGCAACTTACGTGAAGTGGGTCTAACCTTTCATTTGTGGCCTAATGTGCCTACTCTGATTTCCGAGAATATAGAGAAGTGCTTGACTCAAGCTTTTGACCCACTTGGTATTAGTGATTGGAACTCCTTGTTTTGGATCGCTCATCCAGGTGGCCCGGCCATTCTGGATGCAATCGAAGCAAAACTCAATTTGGAGAAGAAGAAACTTGAAGCAACAAGACACATCTTAAGTGAGTACGGTAATATGTCAAGTGCATGCGTGTTGTTTATTTTGGATGAGATGAGAAAGAAATCACTCAAGGAAGAAAGGACCACCACAGGTGAAGGATTAGATTGGGGCGTTTTATTTGGTTTTGGGCCAGGTCTGACCATTGAAACTGTTGTGCTGCACAGCGTTGTTGGGGCTACAAATTga